The following are from one region of the Rhea pennata isolate bPtePen1 chromosome 28, bPtePen1.pri, whole genome shotgun sequence genome:
- the NKX6-3 gene encoding homeobox protein Nkx-6.3 encodes MGAEPAAARPMGAGYSNGPRLYQRNVASGQAQVECPALVAYRAWGQPGPAPAPSPPGTLTSLPVAPGPAGWVPRPDSPGDGLALVAPGRQAVGLPRAAHSAMDANLPGTFLLNGPALGPFPEAKAPVCQYSVQSSFYKLGAPGLGAQLAAGTPHGISDILSRPAATPSSGLLPGYPHTGGFGGLSSQGVYYGPQVGTFPKAGSEYLPRGRSCWAEAAPDWRGSRHCGGPPAHLADSIHKKKHTRPTFTGHQIFALEKTFEQTKYLAGPERARLAYSLGMTESQVKVWFQNRRTKWRKKSALEPSSSSQRAGGTGGERATSETEDDEYNKPLDPDSDDEKIRLLLRKHRAAFSVLGLGSHSG; translated from the exons ATgggagcagagcctgcagcagctcGGCCAATGGGGGCTGGGTATTCTAATGGACCACGTCTTTATCAGAGAAATGTTGCCTCTGGCCAAGCCCAAGTTGAGTGTCCGGCGCTGGTGGCATATCGGGCGTGGGGTCAGCCTGGGCCGGCGCCAGCACCATCCCCACCAGGCACCCTCACCAGCCTGCCTGtggccccgggccccgccggctGGGTGCCCAGGCCTGACAGCCCCGGGGATGGGCTGGCCCTCGTGGCCCCGGGGCGCCAGGCTGTAGGGCTGCCACGTGCGGCTCACAGCGCCATGGACGCCAACCTGCCCGGCACCTTCCTGCTCAACGGGCCGGCACTGGGCCCCTTCCCCGAGGCCAAGGCACCCGTGTGCCAGTACTCCGTGCAGAGCTCCTTCTACAAGctgggggccccggggctgggTGCCCAGCTGGCTGCGGGCACCCCGCACGGCATCTCTGACATCCTCAGCCGGCCGGCAGCGACGCCAAGCAGCGGCCTCCTCCCTGGCTATCCCCACACGGGCGGATTTGGTGGACTGAGCTCCCAGGGCGTCTACTACGGGCCCCAGGTGGGGACCTTCCCCAAGGCTGGCAGCGAGTAcctgccgcggggccggagcTGCTGGGCGGAGGCCGCCCCGGACTGGCGCGGCAGCCGGCACTGTGGCGGCC ccccggCCCACCTGGCCGACAGCATCCACAAGAAGAAGCACACGCGCCCGACCTTCACCGGCCACCAGATCTTTGCGCTGGAGAAAACTTTTGAGCAGACCAAGTACCTGGCCGGGCCGGAGCGGGCCCGGCTGGCCTATTCCCTTGGCATGACGGAGTCCCAGGTTAAG GTGTGGTTCCAGAACCGCCGGACCAAGTGGAGGAAGAAGAGCGCCCTGGAGCCCTCGTCCTCCTCTCAGCGGGCCGGGGGCACGGGCGGGGAGCGGGCAACCTCTGAGACCGAGGATGACGAGTACAACAAGCCGCTGGATCCCGACTCGGATGACGAGAAGATCCGGCTGCTGCTGCGGAAGCACCGTGCTGCCTTTTCGGTGCTTGGCTTGGGCTCACACAGCGGctga
- the ANK1 gene encoding ankyrin-1 isoform X8, with amino-acid sequence MWAFLAQLLVALVLLAFFLVSCQNVLHIARGSLRFLLKHAHCELDKELGESQGLADDEESFSTRVVRRRVLVKGNEVLNIPGEQVTEEQFTDDQGNIITKKVIRKVVRQLGPDDRQEHKELLPESSRPELHDAEAETERFMEYTSLHRDSRGAKLSQEEVRVRVPKLEVSGGRMGAQIVKRASLKRGKQ; translated from the exons ATGTGGGCTTTCCTGGCACAGCTGCTGGTtgccctggtgctgctggccTTCTTCCTGGTCAGCTGCCAGAACGTCCTGCACATCGCCCGGGGCTCCCTGCGCTTCCTGCTCAAGCACGCCCACTGCGAGCTGGACAAGGAGCTTGGGGAGAGCCAGGGGCTGGCGGATGATGAGGAGTCGTTCTCCACCAGGGTTGTCCGCCGGCGTGTCCTTGTGAAG GGGAATGAAGTCCTCAATATCCCTGGGGAGCAGGTGACAGAGGAGCAGTTCACAGACGATCAGGGCAATATCATCACCAAGAAG GTCATCCGGAAGGTGGTGCGGCAGCTGGGCCCGGACGACAGGCAGGAGCacaaggagctgctgccagagagCTCCAGGCCGGAGCTCCACGACGCAGAGGCTGAGACTGAGCGCTTCATGGAATACACCAGCCTTCATCGGGACAGTCGGGGGGCCAAG CTTTCTCAGGAGGAGGTGCGAGTCCGTGTCCCGAAATTGGAGGTCTCCGGGGGCAGGATGGGGGCTCAGATAGTGAAACGTGCCAGCCTGAAAAGGGGAAAGCAGTGA